TCTCGCTCGAGGAAGCGGTCCGGAAGATGACGTCCATGCCCGCCGACTGGTTGGGGCAGACGGACCGGGGCCGGCTCGCTCCCGGCATGCTTGCGGACGTGGCGGTGTTCGATCCCGAGACCATCCGAGACCGGGCCACGTACGCCGACCCCCACCAGTACTCATCCGGCATCGAGCACCTTCTGGTCAACGGGGTTCCCGTGATCCGGGGTGGCGCCCTGACCGGGGAGAAGCCGGGGCGGTGGCTGGAAGGGCCTGCGCGGAAGCCGGTCAGCTGAGCGGCGCAGGGGTCCTGGCGAACGGCGTTGCGTGCTTCCCTACATGCTGATCGTGTACGGGAACCACGCCGCCACCGCCTCCCCGCCCTTGGTGGCAGGCCGGAACACCCATTCGGCGGCTTCGCGGATCAGGCGCTCGTTGAAGGAGCGCGACGGGGTGGGCGGATTGAGGCGCGTGGAGTCCGCCACCACGCGGCCGTCCACGCCCACGAAGACCCAGACCTCCACCTGCCGGCCCTTCAAGTCGCGGCTCGAGGGCGGTAGGATCATGCCCCGGGGGGAGGGCGGCACCAGCCGGAAGGTGCCCTCCTCGTCCGTGCCGCCATCGCCCTTGCCCTGGCCGTTCTCCAGGCCGGGGCCCTGGAGGTCGCCGGGGGCGTTGCCCAGGGCGGCGCCCGCGTCCACCCGGACCTCGGTGTCGATCTCGATCGGCTCGACGTCCTCGAGGGTGGGGAGCGGCACCGGGGGCGGGGTGATGGGCACCGTGGGCGGCGCCTGGACGTTCAGCGCCTGCATGCCTCCGGCGGCGGCCCGGTTGTCACCGGCCCGAGGGCCGGCCGCCGCGAATGGAGACGTCGGGATCGGGGTATGACGCCAGAACAGGAAGATCAGGGCGTGGAAGACGAGGGACGCGTAGAGCGCCCGTCGCCAGACCTTGTCCTGATCGCGGCGCCGATCCTTGACGCTGGACGAGTTCGTGGACCTCATACCCGGTAGTACTGAGGCCCCTCCGAAGAGGTTTCGCCGTTTGACCACCGTGGCCCGACCCCCCGAGCGCCCCCGGGCGCCCGCTGCCGCCCCGCGGCAGGGGGGACGCGCACATGCGTACTACGAGCTGACCAAGCCCACGATCGCCCTGTACGTGGTCATCGTGGCCGCGGCGGCCTGGTACCTGGCCCAGGGCAGTGCGGGCCTTTCGTTGGGGCCGTTGGCCGTCCTGGCCGCGGGCCTGCTGGTCGCCACCGGCGGCGTGCTCGCCCTCAACCAGTACCTGGAGCGCGCTCCGGACGCGCTGATGCGCCGAACGCGGTCGCGCCCGCTGCCATCGGGCCGGGTGGCCCCCGGGGCGGCGCTCGCCTTCGCGCTGCTGCTGATCGCCACCGGCACGGCCGTCCTGTGGGTGGGGCTGGGCTGGCTGCCGGCCGTGCTGACCCTGACCGCCGGGACCGCCTACAACTTCGTCTACACGCCGCTCAAGCCCCGCACCTATGTCGCCACCCTGGTGGGCGCCTTCCCGGGCGCCGTGCCGGCCCTGGTGGGCTGGAGCGCCGCCACCGGCTCGCTGTCGCCCGGCGCCTGGGTGCTGTTCGGCATCGCCTACTTCTGGCAGATGCCCCACGTCCTCGGCCTGGCCTGGGTGCTCCGGGAGGACTACCGGGCCGCGGGCTTCCTGCTGACGCCCCCCGCCGATCCCGGCGGCAAGGTCATCGGGCTCCACATGGTGGCCCATGCGGCCATCCTGCTGCCCGTGAGCCTGCTGCCCTCCCTGTTCGGGCTGACCGGCTCCCTCTACGCGGTGGGCGCCCTGGGCCTGGGGATCTGGCTCATCTGGCTCTGCGTGCGCGCCTGGCGGGGCATGAGCACCGCGCGGGCCCGCTCGGTCTTCCTGGGCTCTCTGCTCTATCAGCCCCTGCTGCTCGGTCTGATGCTCCTGGACGTGGCGGCGCTGGGGCGGTGAGGCCCGGCGTCCGATCCTCGCGGGCGGGCCTCGGCTCCGCCGCCGCCCTGAGGCTCCGGGTCCGGGCAGCGCTGCTCGCATTGGTCGTGGCTCCCCTCCTTCCCGGCTCGCTCATGGCCCAGACGTCCGAGCGCCCCCGGGCGCGCGACCTCGGCATCACGGTCGGCATCTTCCCCACCGGGGCCGCCAACGCCATCACGGACGTCCAGGGCGTCCTGGTGGGGCAGACCACCGTCACGGACGGCAGCCGGGTCAACACCGGCGTGACGGCCATCCGGCCCCATCCGGGCAACGTGTACTTCGACCGCGTGCCGGCCGCGATGGTCGTGGGCAACGGGTACGGCAAGCTGATCGGGGTGACCCAGGTGCGGGAGCTGGGCGAGCTGGAGACGCCGATCCTGCTGACGTGCACGCTGTGCGTCTGGAAGGCGGCCGACGCCATGGTGGAATGGGCCTTGGCCCTGCCCGGCATGGAGAACGTGCGCTCGCTCAACGCGGTCGTGGGCGAGACCAACGACGGCGGCCTGAACGACATCCGCGCCCGCCCGATCGAGCCCCGGCACGTGGTGGACGCCCTGGAGGGCGCCACGTCCGGTCCGGTGGAGGAAGGGTCCGTGGGCGCCGGGCGAGGCACCCGCGCGTTCGGGTGGAAGGGCGGGATCGGCACCAGCAGCCGGGTGCTGCCGGACGCGCTGGGCGGATGGACCGTCGGCGTGCTGGTGCAATCCAACTTCGGCGGCATCCTCACCATGGCGGGCGCGCCGGTCGGGCAGGCGCTGGGGCGCTACTCCTTCCAGAACGCCGTGGAGGGCCGTGGGCCCTCGCCCGACGACGCGGGGGACGGTTCCATCATGATGGTGGTGGCCACCGACGCGCCGCTCTCCGCCCGCAACCTGGAGCGGCTGGCCCGGCGCGCGCTGATGGGCCTGGCGCGCACGGGGTCCTTCGCCGGGAACGGGTCGGGCGACTACGTCATCGCCTTCTCCACGGCCGGATCCGTGCGGCGCGATCCGCGGGAGTCCGTGCAGACCGTCGAGGATCTGGCCAACGAGCCCATGTCGGCGCTGTTCGAGGGCGTGGTGGAGGCCACCGAGGAAGCCATCTACAACTCGCTGCTCAAGGCCACCACCGTGGAGGGCCAGGGCAGCGTGGCGGATGCGCTCCCGATCGACGAGACCGTCGAGGTGCTGCGGCGCTACGGGGTGATCCGCTAGCTGTGACGACCGGGGACGTTGCTACGTAGAACACCGCAGTGTGAGCCCTTCGATCCTGCTCGAAAACGGCGATGCTGATCTCAAGAGATCGAACCCATGTCGAGCCGTGCCCACGATGCCCCGGCCATCCCGATGGGTACTAACGCCGAGGTGGCTGCCCGTCTCTTGGAAGAGGCGGCCGGATTCTTCAGCACGCTGGCCGAGAAGAATGAACCCTTGCGTAGCGAGCTCGGCGAGAACGCCTCGGTCTTCCGCCAGATGGGCAGACTCCTCCAGGCTGAGCCGCTGGGCCAGAGCGAGGGACGCACGCATGGTGCACTCGCTGGCAAACTGCTGGAGGATGCGGCCACGTTCTTTCGCACGCTGGCCAGCGCGCAGCCTGCCATAGACCGGCAGCTGCGAGAGAACGCCGAGATCTATGCGTACGTTGGACGGATGGTGGCCGCCGACCCCTCCGGCCCGCTTGGCTCGTTGGACCCACGCGGCGTCATGGGGGACTAGCTCGGGCCCGGCGTGGTAGGCCACATCCGGGGGGCGCAACGACCCGGACCTCACCGACGCCACAGCCTACGTCTGGAGCCTGTCGAACGGACGACACCCTCCGGGCTGAAGCGCGCACCCAGTCTGGACGCGCCGGGCTCCCCACTCCGCCCCGGCGTTCCCGCGGGGACGTCCGGGCGGTTGGATGTGGGTCGCAGCTGGTGGACCACCGGGCCAAGCGTGTGAGGCCCGCCCCCGCGTTTCCGCTGAAACGTCCGCGCGCTCGCATCTGGATCCGGGCAGGCCGGCCGAGTGGGCCAAGCGTCTGAGGCCCGCCCCGCGTTTCCGCTGAAACGTCCGGGCGGTCGCATGCTCCCGTGGGCGCCCGGTCGCGGGGTGCCGGTCCGCTCCCTATGCTGTACGGGCGTCCACCGCCCGACCGCCTCCGGAGGCCCGCATGTCCGTCCGGCGCACCGCCACACCCGCTCTGCTGTCCCTCGCGCTGCTCGCGCTCCTCGCGCCCTCACCCCTCCGCGCCCAGGGCTTCTCCGTCGACGATATCCTGAGCCCGCCCTTCCCGGTGGAGCTGGTGTCCGCGAAGGCCGCCGACCGCATCGCGTGGATCGAGTACGAGCGCGGCCTGCGCAACGTCTTCACGGCCGCCGCTCCCGATTTCACACCGATGCGGCTCACGGACTACCCGGACGACGACGGGCACGACCTCACCACGCTGCGCATCTCGGACGACGGCACCGTCGTGACGTTCATCCGCGGACATACGCCCAACCGCGAGGGTTGGATCGCGAATCCGGCCAGCGATCCGCTGGGCGCCGAGCGCGCCATCTGGGCGGTCTCCACATCCGGCGGCACGCGCGCCTGGCGCGTGGTGGAGGGCTGGAACCTGGCGCTGTCGCCCGATGGCCGTTGGGTCGCGTATGCGAAGGACGGCGCCGTCTATCGCGCGCCGGTCAATCCCGGGCTGGGCAGCCCTCAGCTCCGGGACGAGGAGCCACCGCTGTTCCGGGTGTTCGGCACGCAGGAGGATCCGGTCTGGTCCCCGGACTCGAAGCGGATCGCCTTCGTCAGCGAGCGCGGCGATCACAGCTATATCGGCGTCTACGACGTGGACGCGCCGCGCATCACGTACCTCGCGCCCGGCGTCGATCGCGACACGAGCCCGGTCTGGTCCCCCGACGGCAGCCGGATCGCCTTCATCCGCAGGCCCGGTCTCCCCTTCGGCGCCGGCCAGGACGTCTCCGACGCGCGGGCCGCGCAGCTTCCGGACGGCCTGCTTGAGTCCCGCTTCGCCGGTGGGTACGACTGGTCCCTGTGGGTCGCCGACGTGGCCACCGGCGAAGGTCGGGAGATCTTCCACAACGCGCCCGGCGACTCGCTGCTCTCCGAGGTGCGCGAGATCCTCTGGGCCGGCGACCACATCCTCTTCCAGGCCGAGCCCGACGGGTGGCGTCACTACTGGTCGGTGCCCGCGGACCGCGTCTCCAGCGAGGCACGGCTGCTCACGCCGGGCGACGGCATCGCCGAGCAGATCGGGCTGTCGGCGGACGGGCGCACGCTGTTCTACGCCACCAACGTGGACGACCTGCACCGGCGGCACCTGTGGAAGGTGCCGACGGCGGGCGGGCGCGCCGAACAGCTCACCCGCGGGTCGAGCGTGGAGACGTATCCGGCCGTGCTGGCGTCCGGCCGGCAGGTGGCGGTGCTCGCGGGTGGACCGCAGCGGCCGCTGTCGGTGGCGCTGGTGCCGGCGAGCGGCGGCGAGCCCCGGTTCGTGACGACGCTCCCGGACCGCTTTCCGCTGACGCGGCACGTGGAGCCCGAGAACGTGACGCTCGAGGCCGCCGACGGCTTCGAGTTCCACAACCAGGTCTTCCTGCCACCGGACCTGAAGCCGGGGGAGAAGCGCCCGGCGCTCCTGTTCATCCACGGCGGCTCGCGCCGGCAGATGCTGCTCGGCTACCACTACATGCACTTCTACCACATGGCCTACGCGATGAACCAGTACTTCGCGAACAAGGGCTATGTGGTGGTCTCGGTGAACTACCGGAGCGGCATCGGCTACGGCCGCGCCTTCCGCAACGCACCGGGACGCCGGAACGAAGGCAACTACGAATACCGCGACATCGAGGCCGTCGGCCGCTGGCTGCAGCAGCGGCCGGACGTGGACGTGGAGCGCATCGGCGTGTGGGGTCTCTCCTACGGCGGCATCCTCACCGCGCAGGCGCTCGCCCGGAACTCCGACATCTTCAAGGCCGGCGTGGACATGGCCGGCGTGCACTACTACGGGTCGCTGGATCCCGAGAGCGTGGCCTGGCAGGCGTCGTCCGTCTCCGAGATCGAGAACTGGCGCTCACCCGTGTTGCTCATGCACGGCGACGACGACCGCAACGTGGACTTCTCCCAGACGGTGGGCCTGGTGCAGCTCCTCCGCGCCCACGGTGTCCCGCACGAGCTGATCGTCTTCCCGGACGACGTGCACGACTCGCTGCTGTACCACCGCTGGATCCAGGCTTTCACGGCCACGGAGGACTTCTTCGAGCGGGCCCTGATCCGGAAGGAGCTCGCGGCACGCCCGTGACCCGAGGGTGCGTCCCGGGGCGAGGAGCAGGCGCCCTCAGGATGCCCGATCGGGGGGCGGCTGCACGGGCGCCGCTGCGCCGCCCACCCCACGCACCCCGGATCGGCAGCCTCCTCAGTCCAGCACCACCATCCGCGCCTCGGTGATCTCGGGCATCTCCAGCAGGCGCTGCAGGGTGTCGCGGCCGACGCTGCCGTCCACCGACACCGCCGCCAGCGCGTCGCCCCCCTGCGCCAGACGCGCCTGGTGGTACTCGGCGATGTTCACGCCGAGCGTGCCGAGCAGCGTGCCCACCTTCCCGATGACACCCGGCACGTCCTGGTTCTTGAGGATCAGCAACGTGCCGGTCGGGCGCACATCCACCCGGTAGGGACCGATGCGGACGATCCGGGAATGGCCCTCCCCCAGCACCGTGCCGCCGATGCGCAGCTCCTCGCTGGCCGTCTCGAGCACCACCTCGAGGAACTCGGCGTAGTCGGAGCGCGCCGCAGTGCGGGAGCGACTCACGTCGATTCCGCGACCGGAGGCGAGATGGCCGGCGTTGACGAAGTTCACCTGATCGCGTCCGAGCACGTTCTGGAGCACACCCGCCAGGACGGCCTGGGAGAGGGGACGCAGCGCTTCGGTGGACGCGCCGGCATAGCGCACCTCCACGCGGCGCATGGCGCCGTCCGCGAGCGCGCACGCGACGCGGCCCAGGCGCTGTCCCAGCTCCAGCAGCGGGCGCAGGCGGCGCAGCGTCTCGCCACCGACGGCCGGCGCATTCACGGCCCGCGTCAGATCGCCCTCCAGCAGGGCCAGGCGCACCGCGTCGGCGATCTCGAGCGCCACCAGCTCCTGCGCCTCGGCCGTGGAGGCGCCCAGGTGGGGCGTCAACACGAGGTTGGGCGCGCCCCGCAGCGGGCTGCCCTCCTGGAGCGGCTCGTGCTCGTAGACGTCCAGCGCGGCGCCTGCGATGGTACCCGCGTGCAGCGCCTCGGCGAGCGCGTCCTCGTCCACGACACCGCCGCGGGCCACGTTGATGAGCAGCACGCCGGGCTTGAGCGCCTTCAGGCGCGCGGCGTCGATCAGGCCGCGCGTGGACTCCGTGAGCGGCACGTGCAGCGAGATCACGTCGGCTTCGCCGAGCACGGTGTCGAGATCCGCCGCCTCGAGGTTGAGCTCCTCGGCGCGCTGCGCGCTCAGGTACGGGTCGTACGCCAGGACGCGCATCCCGAACGCGAGACAGCGGCGCGCCACCTCGCCCCCGATGCGTCCCGCGCCGACCAGACCGAGCGTCTTGCCCCGCAGCTCGACCCCCTGGGTCTTGGACCACGTACCGCTGCGCAGCGCCTGGTCCGCGGCAGGAACGCCGCGCGCCAGCCCCAGCATGAGCGCCATGGTCAGCTCGGCGGCGGAGATGGTGTTGCCCGCGGGCGCGTTGAGCACGGGGATTCCGCGCGCGGTGGCGGCCTCGAGATCGATGTTGTCGACGCCCACGCCCGCGCGGCCGATCACCTCCAGGACGAGCGCGTGCTGCAGGAGCTCCGCATCCACCCGGGTCTTGGAGCGGACGAGCAGACCGTGTGCGGTGGGCAGCTCGGACAGGAGCTGGTCGGGTGTGGAGACGCGGACGACCTGGAAGCGCTCGTCGCGGGTCAGCGGCTCCAGGCCGGAGGCGGAGATGCCGTCCGCGACGAGGATCCGGAAGGGCGTGGCGGCGGTGTGCGGCGTGGCGGCGTTCATCGAGCCAGCCCCTCCAGCACGGTGCCGAGATCCCCGAGCAGCCGCTCGAGCGCCTCCAGCGTGTGATCGCCCATGTGGCCGATCCGCACCGACGTGGGCTTCAGCTTCCCGTAGCCGCCGCCGATCACCCACCCCTTCGCCTTCATGCCCGCCACGACGGCCGGGCCGTCCATCCCGTCCGGAAGCGTGACGCAGGTCACGGTGGGCGAGCGCACGCCCTCCGGTGCCAGCACGCCGATGCCCACGCCGTCCGCCGCCTGCGCCTCCACCCAGGCCAGGGTGCGGTCGCGGAGCGCCGCATGGCGGGCCCAGCGCGCCTCCAGGGTCTCGGACGCGATGCGCTGCAGCTGGACGTCCAGCGCGTAGAAGAGCGAGACGGCCGGTGTGTTGGGCGTCTCGAACGTCTTGAGCTTCTTCATGAATTCGTGCAGATCGAAGTAGACGCCCTTGCGGGTGGCGACGGCGGAGCGCTCCATCATGCGCTCGGAGGCCACCCCGAATGCGAGGCCCGGCGGCACCGCGAGGGCCTTCTGGGAGCCGGTCAGCACGAAATCGAGCCCCCAATCGTCCGTGCGGACGGGCGCGCCACCCACGCTGGTCACCCCGTCCACCAGGACCAGCACGTCCGGATGCTCGCGCACGACCGCTGCGATCTCCCCGACCGGGTTCAACACGCCGGTGGACGTCTCGGAGTGCACGACCGTCACGGCCTCGTAGTCTCCGCCCGCCAGGCGCTCCCGCACGGCCGCGGGATCGTGGGCCTCGCCCCAGGGGACCTCCAGCACGTCCACCTCCAGGCCGCAGGCACGGGCGATCTCGGCGAAGCGCTCCGAGAAGGCTCCGTTGACCAGCGAGAGCACCTTGCGGTGCGCGCCGTTGCGCACGGCCGCCTCCATCAGGCCGGTCGCGGAGGAGCTGCTCACGATCACGGGTCGCTCCGTGCGGAAGACCTCTTTGAGGCCGTCCTGCAACCGCTCCATGAGCGTGCGGATGGCGGCGCCGCGATGCCCGATCATCGGACGGGTCTGCGCCGCCAGCACATCGGGGTGGACCTCGGTCGGTCCGGGCAGGAAGAACGAACCTTCATCCAGGAGGGACATCACCACTGGTATCCTCGCCACCGGGTGTAGTGGACGGTCCGCACTCCCGCACATTCCAGGATGTCGAGACCGTCCCGCTTCCGGTACGCTTCGCGGTAGAACAGGTGGGAGACGTTGGCCTGCGCGATCAGCTTGGCGCACATCGCGCAGGGGCTGGCCGTGACGAACGCCACCTTGTTCGGCAGCGCGCCGGGCGCCTTGACCAGGGCGTTCATCTCGGAGTGGATGCAGCCGCAGGCACCGGGGATCTCGGTGTCGCAGGCGTTGGGAAAGCCGCGCACGTTCCCGTTGTAGCCGATGGCCACCACGTTCTCGAGCGCGGCGTCCGTGAGGACGGTCCCCACCTGCAGGCGGGCGCAGGTGCTGCGCTTGGCCAGCTCCTCGGCCATGCGCATGTAGACCTCGAACAAGGGCGGCCGGTCCACCGTCCAGGCGGCCCGCTCCTCGGGGCCCAACCCGTGCACCAGGTTGAGCGGATGGTCGTTCTCGTCGACCAGATCCCTGTGGAGGGGACGATCCGACACGGCGGACGCTACCAGGGCGCGGGGGACATTCGCTGCGATCCGATCAGGTGAGCGCCAGCTTCTTCGCGCTCTTCTTCCGCTGGTTGGCATCCAAGACGCGCTTGCGGAGTCGGAGCGCGTCCGGCGTCACCTCGATCAGCTCGTCCTCCTCGATGAACTCGAGCGCGAGTTCCAGCGTGAGGCGCCGCGGCGGCTCCAACCGGATGTTCTCGTCTGCGGAGGCCGCCCGGATGTTCGTGAGCTTCTTGCCCTTGCAGACGTTGACGTCCAGGTCGCCCGGGCGGACGTGCTCACCCACGATCATCCCCGTGTAGACCGGATCGCCGGGCTCCACGAACATGGTCGCGCGCTCCTGCAGGTTGTAGAGCGCGTACCCGACGGCCTCCCCTTCCCGGTCCGCGACCAGGACGCCGCGCTTACGCCCCGGGATGATGCCGCCCCAGGGCCCGTATTCCAGGAAGTTGTGGTGCAGGATGCCTTCGCCCCGCGTGTCCGTCATGAACTCGGAGCGGTAGCCGAAGAGCCCGCGCGAAGCCAGACGGAAGCGCAGCCGGGTGGCACCCGAGTCCATGGTGCGCATGTCGGTCATCTCGGCCCGGCGCTGGCCCAGCTTCTCGATGACCACGCCCACGCTGTCGCTCGGCACCTCGACCACGACCTCCTCGTACGGCTCGAGCCGCTGGCCGTTGTCGTCCACCTTGACCACCACGCGCGGGCGCGAGACCTGGAACTCGTAGCCTTCGCGGCGCATGGTCTCCATGAGGATGGTCAGGTGCAACTCGCCGCGGCCGGACACGGTGAAGGTGTCCGTCTGATCCGTGTCCTCCACGCGCAGCGCCACGTTCTTCTCCAGCTCGCGCATCAGGCGCTCACGCACCTGGCGGGTGGTGACGAACTTTCCCGCGCGTCCCGAGAACGGGGAATCGTTGACGGTGAAGTCCACGGAGAGGGTGGGCTCCTCCACCTGGATCCCGCGCAGACGCTCCGGGTGGTCGGGCTCGCAGAGCGTGCGGCCGATCTCGATGTCCTCCAACCCCGCCAGCGCCACGATGTCGCCCGCGCCCGCCTCCTCGATCTCGACGCGGCGCAAGCCGTCGAAGCCGTAGAGGCGCATGACCTTCGCCCGCTGCATCGACTCGTCCTCGACCGGGCCCGGCTCCCCGTAGTCCAGGAGCACGATCGGATCGCCCAGGTGCACGCGTCCCCGCTCGATCCGGCCGATGGCCACCTGGCCCACGTAGGACGAGTAGTCCAGCGTGGAGATGAGCATCTGGAACGGTCCCTCTTCGTCCACGACCGGGGCCGGTACGGCCGCGATGATGGTCTCGAACAGCGGGGCGAGGTCTTCGCCCACCTCGCCGGGCTTCAAGGCCACCCAGCCCTCGCGCCCGGAGGCGTAGAGGAACGGCGCGTCCAACTGGGCGTCGTTGGCCTCGAGGTCGAAGAACAGCTCGAGCACCTCGTCGTGCACGGCCGCCGGCCGCGCGTCCGCGCGGTCGACCTTGTTGATCAGCACCACGGGCTGCAGCCCCAGCTCCAGGGCCTTGCGGGTGACGAAACGGGTCTGGGGCATGGGCCCCTCCGCCGCGTCGACCAGGATCAGCACGCCGTCGACCATGCGCAGGATACGCTCCACCTCGCCGCCGAAGTCGGCGTGCCCGGGGGTGTCGACGACGTTGATCTTCACGTCCTTCCAGCGCACGGACGTGTTCTTGGACAGGATCGTGATGCCTCGCTCCCGCTCCAGCGGGTTCGAGTCCATGACCCGTTCTTCGACCTGTTGATTGTCCCGGAAGACGCCCGCCTGGCGGAGCATCTGGTCGACGAGGGTGGTCTTCCCGTGGTCGACGTGGGCGATGATGGCGATGTTGCGAATGTCCATGACAGGCGCCGGCGCGGCCGGGCGGGTGTGGGAAGCAGGGGAGAAGATAACGCCGGCGGGGCTGCCCGTGGGGTCGACCGCCCGGCCGACGCCCGCTCCGCCGCTGGGTGCTGCTCCGCTCCAGGGGCCCGGCAGCGACCCGGGGCCGTCGGTGCCAGCGTCCGGCCCGAGGGGGGTGTGCGGCCCTGGACGCGCTCGGATCCCGGGCCGACCCGCCGTCGCCCCCTGGCGCGTTGCCCCTCCACGGGTCCCGGCTCTCCCCGGCCCCCGTCAGCGCGCCCGACCCGCAGCCGCAGCGCGGCGCGTTGCCCCACCGCGAGCCCCGCGGCAACTTGGAAGCCATTCCCGACAGATCCTCCGGCCCCGAGCCCCGTCCATGACGGACCGACCCCCGTCCGAGGCCCCGACCACCGGCCACGCCATCACCCACGCCCTCCACCAGGTCTCGGAGGGCGACGCGGAGGCGCAGGACCGGCTCTGGCGCCTCACCTACGATGAGCTCTACCGGTTGGCTTCCCGGCTGATGAGCCATGAGCGGGTGGGCCACACCCTGTCGCCCGCGGACCTGATCGGGGAGCTCTGGCTCAAGCTCGTGGACCAGGACCGGATCAACTGGCGCGACCGTGCCCACTTCTACGGCGTGGCGGCCCGGGCCTGCCGACGGATCCTGATCGACCATGCCCGCCGGCACCGCGCCCAGAAGCGGGGATCCGGGGCGGCCCGGGTCACGATCGACCGGATCCAGATCCAGACCGACGACGGCGCGGAGGACCTCGTGGCCCTCGATCAGGCGCTTGCACGCTTGAGGGAGATGGACGACCGCCTCTACCAGGTGGTCGAGCTCCGCTATTTCGGGGACCTCTCCGAGGAAGAGACCGCCCAGATGCTGGAGATCTCCACGCGGACCGTGCGCCGCGACCTGGTCAAGGCCAAGGGCT
The DNA window shown above is from Gemmatimonadota bacterium and carries:
- a CDS encoding sigma-70 family RNA polymerase sigma factor yields the protein MTDRPPSEAPTTGHAITHALHQVSEGDAEAQDRLWRLTYDELYRLASRLMSHERVGHTLSPADLIGELWLKLVDQDRINWRDRAHFYGVAARACRRILIDHARRHRAQKRGSGAARVTIDRIQIQTDDGAEDLVALDQALARLREMDDRLYQVVELRYFGDLSEEETAQMLEISTRTVRRDLVKAKGWLYTQLSATAPPDDGSDPTPT